A genomic region of Microbacterium schleiferi contains the following coding sequences:
- the dnaN gene encoding DNA polymerase III subunit beta gives MRFEVNRDVFSEAVSFVVKLLPQRNPQPILAGILIEASADGLSLSAFDYEASARTLIDATVDDPGTILVHGRLLSEIANRLPNAPVTVRVDDDGGILLTCGSATFTLASMPVAEYPAIPEVTGESGLVPAEDFATAIAQVAFAASRDDVTPVLTGVQLEVSGNHLSLVATDRYRVALRQIPWDAAGGATQEGATALVPARTLTEVGKTFAHSGQISIAFSGSGDREIIAFTAGNKTVTSLLIKGNFPPVRRLFPEQTEHHAVVSTSEFAEAVRRVSLVLDRSAPLRFTFTAEGVSMDAAGTEQARATESVDATLAGEDVTLGLNPQYLLEALGAVRSEFSRVTFTSSDNANKLSPVLITAQTSVDRAGEDSFKYLLQPNLLLR, from the coding sequence GTGAGGTTCGAAGTCAACCGCGATGTGTTCAGCGAGGCTGTGTCGTTCGTCGTCAAGCTGCTGCCGCAACGCAACCCGCAGCCGATCCTTGCGGGCATCCTGATCGAGGCGAGCGCCGATGGTCTCTCGCTGTCGGCCTTCGACTACGAGGCCTCGGCACGAACGCTCATCGATGCAACCGTCGATGACCCGGGCACGATCCTTGTCCACGGGCGACTGCTGTCCGAGATTGCGAACCGGCTGCCGAACGCACCGGTGACCGTGCGCGTCGACGATGACGGCGGCATCCTACTGACCTGCGGCTCGGCGACGTTCACCCTCGCCTCGATGCCGGTGGCGGAGTACCCCGCGATTCCCGAAGTCACGGGCGAGTCCGGTCTCGTTCCTGCCGAGGATTTCGCGACCGCGATCGCGCAGGTCGCCTTCGCCGCTTCGCGAGACGATGTCACACCGGTTCTCACCGGCGTTCAGCTCGAGGTTTCCGGCAACCACCTGAGCCTCGTTGCCACCGACCGGTACCGCGTCGCGCTGCGCCAGATCCCGTGGGATGCGGCAGGTGGGGCAACGCAAGAGGGCGCCACCGCGCTTGTCCCGGCGCGCACGCTGACGGAAGTGGGCAAGACCTTCGCGCACTCGGGGCAGATCTCCATCGCGTTCTCGGGAAGCGGCGACCGCGAGATCATCGCCTTCACGGCGGGCAACAAGACGGTCACGTCGCTTCTCATCAAGGGCAACTTCCCGCCCGTGCGCCGGCTCTTCCCCGAGCAGACCGAGCACCACGCTGTTGTGAGCACCTCGGAGTTCGCCGAAGCCGTCCGCCGCGTTTCGCTGGTGCTCGACCGGTCAGCGCCCCTGCGATTCACGTTCACCGCCGAGGGCGTCTCGATGGATGCCGCCGGCACCGAGCAGGCGCGCGCGACGGAGTCCGTCGATGCGACGCTGGCGGGTGAGGATGTCACCCTGGGTCTGAACCCGCAGTACCTGCTCGAGGCTCTCGGCGCGGTGCGCAGCGAGTTCTCGCGTGTGACGTTCACCTCCAGCGACAACGCCAACAAGCTCAGCCCGGTGCTCATCACAGCGCAGACCTCGGTCGACCGCGCGGGCGAAGACTCGTTCAAGTACCTGCTGCAGCCGAACCTGCTGCTGCGCTGA
- a CDS encoding DUF721 domain-containing protein — protein sequence MTVGSDAASSVPETVATYLRLRGLAPTARVARRRRRRMDDENQPFTAGRDPKGVADVLTDLTRDAGWDAQLAREDVVRTWNEVAGAETARHTRPVGFVDGILTVQADSTAWARQLQLMRSQILTEIIRRFPEAGVENVRFIGPDVPSWKWGPRAVPGRGPRDTYG from the coding sequence ATGACGGTCGGATCGGACGCGGCATCCTCGGTTCCCGAGACCGTGGCCACGTACCTGCGTCTTCGAGGACTTGCCCCCACAGCTCGGGTCGCTCGTCGGCGCCGCCGGCGGATGGATGACGAGAACCAGCCGTTCACCGCGGGGCGCGACCCGAAGGGGGTCGCCGACGTGCTCACCGACCTCACCCGGGATGCCGGATGGGACGCGCAGCTGGCCCGCGAAGATGTCGTTCGCACGTGGAACGAGGTCGCGGGGGCCGAGACGGCCCGCCACACGCGTCCCGTGGGGTTCGTCGACGGCATCCTCACCGTCCAGGCCGATTCGACCGCGTGGGCTCGGCAGTTGCAGCTCATGCGTTCCCAGATCCTCACGGAGATCATTCGTCGGTTTCCCGAAGCGGGCGTCGAGAACGTGCGTTTCATCGGACCGGACGTCCCCTCTTGGAAATGGGGTCCCAGAGCGGTCCCAGGCCGTGGTCCGCGCGATACCTACGGTTGA
- the gyrB gene encoding DNA topoisomerase (ATP-hydrolyzing) subunit B, whose translation MPSEVPESVPEDPQLANAGKVHNAYGADEIQVLEGLEAVRKRPGMYIGSTGERGLHHLVYEIVDNSVDEALAGYCDTITVTILEDGAVRVVDNGRGIPVDMHRTEGKSTVEVVLTVLHAGGKFGGGGYAVSGGLHGVGSSVVNALSSRLEVEVKRQGFVWRQSFREGGTPLAPLAKAEPSDETGTTITFWPDAGIFDTVHFDYDTLRTRFQQMAFLNKGLRITLRDERPDSAYVVDDQSGGTTATQPHDDFLYERGLVDYVEYLNKVRKTEVVNDEIIEVESEDTDRHISLELAMQWTTSYTENVFTFANTINTHEGGTHEEGFRAALTTLVNRYARAQGMLKEKDDNLTGEDIREGLTAVISVKLSEPQFEGQTKTKLGNTEAKAFVQKVVGDQLTDWLDRNPAQAKNVIRKAIDAATARLAARKARETARRKSVFESAAMPDKLKDCVSKDPSISEIFLVEGDSAGGSAVGGRDPHTQAILALRGKILNVERARLDRALGNKEVQAMISAFGTGIGEDFDIAKSRYHKIVLMTDADVDGQHITTLLLTLLFRYMRGLIEAGFVYLAQPPLYRLKWSNSPHEYVYSDRERDALLVEGAAAGKRIPKDNAIQRYKGLGEMNAEELWETTMDPETRTLRQVTIDDAAAADEIFSILMGEDVESRRGFIQRNAKDVRFLDI comes from the coding sequence ATGCCCTCAGAAGTCCCTGAAAGCGTTCCCGAAGATCCGCAGTTAGCCAACGCCGGCAAGGTCCACAACGCGTACGGCGCGGACGAGATCCAGGTACTCGAGGGTCTCGAAGCCGTTCGGAAGCGCCCCGGGATGTACATCGGGTCAACCGGTGAGCGCGGCCTGCATCACCTCGTCTACGAGATCGTCGACAACTCCGTCGACGAAGCGCTCGCGGGGTACTGCGACACGATCACCGTCACAATCCTCGAAGACGGCGCCGTTCGCGTCGTCGACAACGGCCGCGGAATTCCCGTGGACATGCACCGTACCGAGGGAAAGTCGACGGTCGAGGTCGTTCTGACCGTGCTCCACGCGGGCGGCAAGTTCGGCGGCGGCGGATACGCCGTTTCCGGCGGTCTGCACGGCGTGGGCTCGTCGGTCGTGAACGCGCTGTCGAGCCGCCTCGAGGTCGAGGTCAAGCGCCAGGGATTCGTCTGGCGTCAGTCTTTCCGTGAGGGTGGCACGCCACTCGCTCCGCTGGCGAAGGCCGAGCCGAGCGATGAGACCGGGACGACCATCACCTTCTGGCCCGATGCCGGCATCTTCGACACTGTTCACTTCGACTACGACACTCTCCGTACCCGCTTCCAGCAGATGGCCTTCCTCAACAAGGGCCTGCGGATCACGCTGCGTGACGAGCGCCCCGACTCGGCCTACGTGGTCGACGATCAGTCCGGAGGCACGACGGCCACGCAGCCGCATGATGACTTCCTGTACGAGCGCGGGCTCGTCGACTATGTCGAGTACCTCAACAAGGTGCGCAAGACCGAGGTCGTCAACGACGAGATCATCGAGGTCGAATCCGAAGACACCGACCGCCACATCTCCCTCGAACTCGCGATGCAGTGGACCACGAGCTACACCGAGAACGTGTTCACGTTCGCGAACACGATCAACACCCACGAGGGCGGAACCCACGAAGAGGGGTTCCGCGCCGCCCTGACGACGCTCGTGAACAGGTACGCGCGCGCCCAGGGCATGCTCAAAGAGAAGGACGACAACCTCACCGGTGAAGACATCCGGGAGGGGCTGACCGCTGTCATTTCGGTGAAGCTCTCCGAGCCTCAGTTCGAGGGCCAGACCAAGACGAAGCTCGGAAACACCGAGGCCAAGGCGTTCGTGCAGAAGGTTGTCGGTGACCAATTGACCGACTGGCTCGACCGCAATCCGGCGCAGGCCAAGAACGTCATCCGTAAGGCGATCGATGCCGCGACCGCGCGGCTGGCAGCACGCAAGGCGCGCGAAACCGCGCGCCGCAAGAGCGTCTTCGAGTCGGCGGCGATGCCCGACAAGCTCAAGGACTGCGTCTCCAAGGACCCCTCGATCAGCGAGATCTTCCTGGTGGAGGGTGACTCGGCCGGTGGCTCCGCGGTTGGTGGTCGAGACCCCCACACCCAGGCGATCCTCGCCCTGCGCGGCAAGATCCTCAACGTCGAACGCGCGCGCCTTGACCGTGCCCTGGGCAACAAAGAAGTCCAGGCGATGATCTCGGCCTTCGGCACGGGCATCGGTGAAGACTTCGACATCGCGAAGTCTCGGTATCACAAGATCGTTCTGATGACGGATGCCGACGTCGATGGCCAGCACATCACGACGCTGCTGCTGACCCTGCTCTTCCGCTACATGAGGGGACTCATCGAGGCCGGATTCGTCTACCTCGCCCAGCCGCCGCTGTACCGGCTCAAGTGGTCGAACTCCCCCCACGAGTACGTGTACTCGGACCGCGAGCGTGATGCACTTCTCGTGGAGGGCGCTGCCGCCGGCAAGCGCATCCCGAAAGACAACGCGATCCAGCGGTACAAGGGTCTCGGTGAGATGAACGCCGAGGAGCTGTGGGAGACCACGATGGATCCAGAGACCCGCACCCTCCGTCAGGTGACGATCGATGACGCGGCTGCCGCCGACGAGATCTTCTCCATCCTCATGGGCGAGGACGTCGAGTCTCGCCGCGGATTCATTCAGCGAAACGCCAAAGACGTCCGGTTCCTGGACATCTGA
- a CDS encoding DUF3566 domain-containing protein, producing MTTVADKLAKKSSKTTTKQVRLRLVYVDFWSAVKLSFLAAVAIAIATVVFFVLIFLILDTTGLISQADEFIGSVTGEAFSMSAILSFTQVLAFSAIVAILNLVVVTVMGAVVAGIYNLAVKVTGGLLVGFTSN from the coding sequence ATGACGACGGTTGCCGACAAACTCGCAAAGAAATCGAGCAAGACCACCACGAAGCAGGTGCGCCTGCGGCTCGTCTACGTTGACTTCTGGTCGGCTGTGAAGCTGTCGTTCCTCGCGGCCGTCGCGATCGCGATCGCGACAGTCGTGTTCTTCGTCCTGATCTTCTTGATCCTGGACACCACGGGCCTCATCTCGCAGGCCGACGAGTTCATCGGCAGCGTCACCGGCGAAGCCTTCTCGATGTCGGCGATTCTGTCGTTTACGCAGGTTCTCGCGTTCTCGGCGATCGTCGCGATCCTGAACCTCGTGGTCGTGACCGTCATGGGCGCCGTCGTTGCCGGGATCTACAACCTCGCGGTGAAGGTCACCGGCGGTCTGCTCGTCGGCTTCACCTCGAACTGA
- a CDS encoding VIT1/CCC1 transporter family protein has translation MTDATHPHEPHATGVSQKLNWLRAGVLGANDGIVSVASLVVGVAGATTDTPALLLAGVAGLVGGAISMALGEYVSVSSQRDSERALIAKERRELAEMPEEELEELTQLYQERGLSRETAAQVATELTAHDALAAHLEVELHIDEDDLVSPWQAAFSSAVAFTLGALLPLLAILLPPPEWRVPVTVVAVLIALAVTGSISARLGGSSQGHAVLRLVIGGALALAATYAIGTLLGTTVV, from the coding sequence GTGACCGACGCAACCCACCCTCACGAACCGCATGCCACCGGCGTGAGTCAGAAGCTCAATTGGCTACGCGCCGGAGTTCTCGGTGCCAACGACGGCATCGTCTCCGTCGCCTCACTTGTCGTCGGCGTCGCCGGTGCGACAACCGACACTCCAGCCCTCCTCCTCGCCGGCGTTGCCGGCTTGGTGGGTGGCGCGATCTCGATGGCCCTCGGCGAGTACGTCTCGGTGAGCAGCCAGCGCGACAGCGAGCGAGCGTTGATCGCGAAGGAGCGTCGCGAGCTGGCTGAGATGCCCGAGGAAGAACTCGAGGAGTTGACGCAGCTCTACCAGGAGCGCGGTCTGAGCCGAGAGACCGCGGCGCAGGTAGCGACGGAGCTCACGGCGCACGATGCACTCGCTGCCCACCTCGAGGTGGAGTTGCACATCGACGAAGACGATCTCGTGAGCCCGTGGCAGGCCGCCTTCTCGTCGGCTGTCGCGTTCACGCTGGGGGCGCTCCTGCCGCTCCTCGCGATTCTGCTCCCCCCGCCCGAGTGGCGGGTGCCGGTCACCGTCGTGGCCGTCCTCATCGCGCTGGCAGTCACCGGCTCGATCTCGGCTCGCCTCGGCGGTTCGTCGCAGGGTCACGCGGTGCTTCGCCTCGTCATCGGTGGCGCACTGGCGTTGGCGGCGACCTACGCCATCGGCACACTGCTCGGCACGACCGTCGTCTGA